One region of Streptomyces rishiriensis genomic DNA includes:
- a CDS encoding DUF5937 family protein, whose amino-acid sequence MSLSIDIAGLRPERVAVVPSPLAELGMALHALSEPGHHPGLQGWVTGVTAGLDSHLADRMCEADFLWRTTYSDIFLPYAGIPGRSTLPGASLAEELDLLDKLTDEQFVDSALEFTCAPGYDVPSPSVLADPELRRRAFELAATRGPRQVRFTQRLLDDPPRVRAWLRQFLKDCDEAFFADVWARVRLPLATDARYKTDLLRRKGLAEALASVSSAVTLDADAARITVDKLVQGRSATGDGGLLLVPTSLGWPHLMVLHRYGWQPVLHYPVGSPELASPPSVEQLTLRMTALSHPVRMRICRLLARSAYTTTELAQVHGMTAPEISRHLAVLRKAGLLTTRRRGRYVLHQLDVTVVARLGSDFLEGMLR is encoded by the coding sequence ATGAGCCTGAGCATCGACATCGCGGGGCTGCGGCCGGAGAGGGTCGCGGTCGTGCCGTCGCCCCTGGCCGAGCTCGGCATGGCGCTGCACGCGCTGTCCGAGCCGGGGCACCATCCCGGCCTCCAGGGCTGGGTCACCGGTGTGACCGCCGGGCTCGACTCGCATCTGGCGGACCGGATGTGCGAGGCCGACTTCCTGTGGCGGACGACGTACTCGGACATCTTCCTGCCGTACGCGGGCATCCCGGGCAGAAGCACACTCCCCGGGGCCTCGCTCGCCGAGGAGCTCGACCTCCTGGACAAGCTGACGGACGAGCAGTTCGTGGACTCGGCACTGGAGTTCACCTGCGCGCCCGGGTACGACGTACCGAGCCCCAGCGTGCTCGCCGACCCCGAGCTGCGCCGGCGCGCCTTCGAACTGGCGGCCACACGCGGTCCGCGGCAGGTGCGGTTCACCCAGCGGCTGCTCGACGACCCGCCCCGGGTGCGTGCCTGGCTGAGGCAGTTCCTGAAGGACTGCGACGAGGCGTTCTTCGCCGACGTATGGGCCCGGGTGCGCCTCCCGCTCGCCACGGACGCCCGCTACAAGACGGATCTCCTGCGCCGCAAGGGCCTGGCGGAGGCCCTCGCCTCGGTCTCCTCGGCGGTGACGCTCGACGCGGACGCCGCGCGCATCACCGTGGACAAGCTGGTCCAGGGCCGCAGCGCCACGGGGGACGGCGGCCTGCTGCTGGTGCCGACGAGCCTCGGCTGGCCGCACTTGATGGTGCTGCACCGGTACGGCTGGCAGCCCGTGCTGCACTACCCGGTCGGCTCGCCGGAGCTGGCCTCACCGCCCTCGGTGGAGCAGCTGACCCTGCGGATGACGGCGCTGTCCCACCCCGTGCGGATGCGGATCTGCCGCCTGCTGGCCCGCAGCGCGTACACCACGACCGAGCTGGCCCAGGTGCACGGCATGACGGCCCCCGAGATATCCCGGCACCTCGCGGTCCTGAGGAAGGCGGGCCTGCTCACCACCCGTCGGCGCGGTCGTTACGTACTGCACCAGCTCGACGTGACGGTGGTGGCCCGACTGGGCAGCGACTTCCTGGAAGGGATGCTCCGCTAA
- a CDS encoding threonine aldolase family protein — MTNTAEHGEEKSARQRLRERRAAAYRTAERVLSRDGARGTLRDRLALLHEAAPQVHDLDEPADLYGDGVVAALEERVAGLLGTEAAAFFPTGTMAQQVALRCWAGRTGNPTVALHALSHPEVWERGAFSAVSELRTVRLTREPRLPTAEEVRAFEEPFGALMLELPLRDAGYVLPSWEELTEVVEAARERDAVVHFDGARLWETTHHFGRPLREIADLADSVYVSFYKSLDGFGGAALAGPKTLVEEARTWRHRYGGAVFQQFPTALAALVGLERELPRLPDYVVHARVVAAALREGFAAAGVPWARVHPEVPHTHEFQVWLPYEADVLSEAAVLQAERTKEMLFAGAWSRGGPGLSYTEVTVSAAGLTWTADDVRGAVVDFAGRVAEVVSR; from the coding sequence ATGACGAACACGGCGGAACACGGCGAGGAGAAGTCGGCGCGGCAGCGCCTGCGGGAGCGGCGGGCGGCCGCCTACCGGACGGCGGAGCGCGTCCTGTCGCGCGACGGCGCCCGGGGCACCCTGCGGGACCGGCTCGCGTTGCTGCACGAGGCCGCGCCGCAGGTCCACGACCTGGACGAGCCCGCCGACCTCTATGGCGACGGTGTCGTGGCGGCCCTGGAGGAGCGGGTCGCCGGTCTGCTGGGCACGGAGGCCGCCGCCTTCTTCCCGACCGGCACGATGGCTCAGCAGGTCGCCCTGCGCTGCTGGGCCGGACGCACCGGCAACCCCACGGTCGCGCTGCACGCGCTCAGTCATCCCGAGGTGTGGGAGCGGGGCGCGTTCAGCGCCGTCAGTGAACTGCGCACGGTCCGGCTGACGCGCGAGCCCCGGCTGCCCACCGCCGAGGAGGTGCGGGCCTTCGAGGAGCCCTTCGGGGCGCTGATGCTGGAGCTGCCCCTCAGGGACGCCGGTTATGTGCTCCCCTCCTGGGAGGAGCTGACCGAGGTCGTGGAGGCGGCACGCGAGCGTGACGCGGTGGTGCACTTCGACGGTGCGCGTCTGTGGGAGACGACCCATCACTTCGGCCGGCCCCTGCGGGAGATAGCGGACCTGGCCGACAGTGTCTACGTGTCGTTCTACAAGTCACTCGACGGCTTCGGCGGGGCCGCGCTCGCCGGCCCGAAGACGCTGGTGGAGGAGGCGAGGACGTGGCGGCACCGCTACGGCGGGGCGGTCTTCCAGCAGTTCCCCACCGCCCTGGCGGCGCTCGTCGGCCTGGAGCGGGAACTGCCCCGGTTGCCCGACTACGTCGTCCACGCGCGCGTGGTGGCCGCCGCGCTGCGCGAGGGGTTCGCCGCGGCGGGCGTGCCGTGGGCGCGCGTGCACCCCGAGGTGCCGCATACGCACGAGTTCCAGGTGTGGCTGCCGTACGAGGCCGATGTGCTCTCCGAAGCGGCGGTGCTCCAGGCCGAGCGGACGAAGGAGATGCTCTTCGCGGGCGCCTGGAGCCGCGGCGGGCCGGGGTTGTCGTACACCGAGGTCACCGTCAGCGCCGCCGGACTGACGTGGACGGCGGACGACGTGAGGGGGGCGGTCGTGGACTTCGCGGGCCGGGTGGCCGAGGTGGTCAGCAGGTAG
- a CDS encoding Rossmann-like and DUF2520 domain-containing protein, whose translation MSTAQQPDPRDRPARLAVGVVGAGRVGPALAASLQLAGHRPVAVSGVSDASRRRAALLLPDVPVLPPAEVLQRSDLVLLTVPDDALPGLVEGLAETGAVRPGQLIVHTSGRYGAKVLDPALRAGGLPLALHPAMTFTGSAVDVQRLAGCSFGVTAPDELRLAAEALVIEMGGEPEWVAEESRPLYHAALALGANHLVTLVAQSMELLRAAGVEAPDRMLGPLLGAALDNALRSGDGALTGPVARGDAGTVAAHVAELREHAPQTVAGYLAMARATADRALAHGLLKPELAEDLLGVLADETHGTPGHPGAPGTHGSEGDAG comes from the coding sequence GTGAGTACAGCCCAACAGCCAGACCCCAGGGACCGCCCCGCGCGGCTCGCCGTCGGCGTGGTCGGCGCCGGCCGGGTGGGCCCCGCCCTGGCCGCGTCCCTCCAACTCGCCGGGCACCGCCCGGTCGCCGTCTCCGGCGTCTCCGACGCCTCCAGGCGGCGAGCCGCGCTGCTGCTGCCCGACGTGCCCGTCCTCCCGCCCGCCGAGGTCCTCCAGCGCTCCGACCTGGTGCTGCTGACCGTCCCCGACGACGCCCTGCCCGGGCTCGTGGAAGGCCTCGCCGAGACCGGCGCCGTACGCCCCGGCCAGTTGATCGTGCACACCTCGGGGCGGTACGGCGCGAAGGTCCTCGACCCGGCCCTGCGCGCGGGCGGGCTGCCGCTGGCCCTGCACCCGGCGATGACCTTCACGGGCAGTGCCGTCGACGTGCAACGGCTGGCGGGCTGCTCCTTCGGCGTCACCGCGCCCGACGAGTTGCGGCTGGCCGCCGAGGCCCTGGTCATCGAGATGGGCGGCGAGCCGGAGTGGGTCGCGGAGGAGAGCCGGCCGCTCTACCACGCGGCCCTCGCCCTGGGCGCGAACCACCTGGTCACGCTGGTCGCCCAGTCCATGGAACTGCTGCGGGCGGCCGGTGTGGAGGCTCCCGACCGGATGCTCGGCCCGCTGCTCGGCGCCGCCCTCGACAACGCGCTGCGCTCCGGCGACGGCGCCCTCACCGGCCCCGTCGCGCGCGGGGACGCGGGCACCGTCGCCGCGCACGTCGCCGAGCTGCGTGAGCACGCCCCGCAGACCGTGGCCGGCTACCTGGCGATGGCCCGCGCGACCGCCGACCGCGCGCTCGCCCACGGGCTCCTCAAGCCCGAACTCGCCGAGGACCTCCTCGGGGTACTCGCCGACGAGACCCACGGCACCCCCGGACACCCCGGTGCCCCCGGCACGCACGGCTCCGAAGGAGACGCCGGATGA
- the panC gene encoding pantoate--beta-alanine ligase, giving the protein MTTTLLRTAAELHARTRGGRRAVVMTMGALHEGHATLVRTARELAGPHGEVVVTVFVNPLQFGKGEDLDRYPRTLDADLALAEQAGADVVFAPSVDEVYPGGEPQVRITAGPMGERLEGSSRPGHFDGMLTVVAKLLHLTRPDTALFGQKDAQQLALIRRMTRDLNFGVEIVGVPTVREEDGLALSSRNRYLSAAGRRTALALSQALFAGRDRHAAQEALRARARQVPATRARAEALSAIGESRAAADTHAVAKAAPGDPAAIRAAARQVLDEAARLDPPLELDYLALVDPSDFTEITEIEDDFTGEAVLAVAARVGTTRLIDNLPLTFGAAS; this is encoded by the coding sequence ATGACCACCACCCTGTTGCGCACCGCCGCCGAACTGCACGCACGCACGCGTGGCGGCCGCCGGGCCGTCGTGATGACCATGGGCGCCCTGCACGAGGGCCACGCCACCCTCGTCCGTACCGCCCGGGAACTCGCCGGCCCGCACGGCGAGGTCGTCGTCACGGTCTTCGTCAACCCGCTCCAGTTCGGCAAGGGCGAGGATCTCGACCGCTACCCGCGCACCCTGGACGCCGATCTCGCGCTCGCCGAGCAGGCCGGCGCGGACGTCGTGTTCGCCCCGTCCGTGGACGAGGTCTACCCGGGCGGCGAGCCCCAGGTCCGCATCACCGCGGGCCCCATGGGCGAGCGGCTCGAGGGCAGCTCCCGCCCGGGACACTTCGACGGCATGCTCACCGTCGTGGCCAAGCTGCTGCACCTCACCCGGCCCGACACCGCTCTGTTCGGGCAGAAGGACGCCCAGCAGCTCGCCCTGATCCGCCGTATGACGCGGGATCTGAACTTCGGTGTGGAGATCGTCGGCGTGCCCACCGTGCGCGAGGAGGACGGGCTGGCCCTGTCCAGCCGCAACCGCTATCTGTCCGCCGCGGGCCGACGCACCGCGCTGGCGCTCTCCCAGGCCCTGTTCGCGGGCCGCGACCGGCACGCCGCGCAGGAGGCACTGCGGGCACGCGCCCGTCAGGTGCCCGCCACCCGCGCGCGTGCCGAGGCGCTCAGCGCCATAGGGGAGTCCCGCGCGGCGGCCGACACACACGCCGTCGCCAAGGCCGCCCCCGGCGACCCGGCGGCCATTCGCGCGGCGGCCCGCCAGGTCCTCGACGAGGCCGCCCGGCTGGACCCGCCGCTGGAACTGGACTACCTCGCGCTGGTCGACCCCTCGGACTTCACGGAGATCACCGAGATCGAGGACGACTTCACCGGCGAGGCCGTCCTCGCCGTCGCCGCCAGGGTCGGGACGACCCGGCTGATCGACAACCTCCCCCTCACCTTCGGAGCCGCCTCGTGA
- a CDS encoding L-aspartate oxidase, which yields MTSTGIRLHAPAPGWNITADVVVVGSGVAGLTAALRCEAAGLTTVVVTKARLDDGSTRWAQGGIAAALGEGDTPEQHLDDTLVAGAGLCDEDAVRILVTEGPAAVRRLIETGAHFDESEEGGLELAREGGHHRRRIAHAGGDATGAEISRALVEAVRARGLRTIENALVLDLLTDAAGRTAGVTLHVMGEGQHDGVGAVHAPAVVLATGGMGQVFSATTNPSVSTGDGVALALRAGAEVSDLEFVQFHPTVLFLGADAEGQQPLVSEAVRGEGAHLVDADGVRFMVGQHELAELAPRDIVAKGITRRMQEQDAEHMFLDARHFGADMWEHRFPTILAACRVHGIDPVTEPVPVAPAAHYASGGVRTDSHGRTTVPGLYACGEVACTGVHGANRLASNSLLEGLVYAERIVTDIVSSRTDDGLHARVPVPVEHPEKPAHPLLAAEARFAIQRIMTDGAGVLRSADSLERAAGQLVRLHAEARDALDENGKTAEPGVDTWEATNLLCVARVLVAAARQREETRGCHWREDHADRDDANWRRHIVVRLNPDRTLAVHTTDTADFPPTRQHLQEQ from the coding sequence GTGACCAGCACAGGCATACGACTGCACGCGCCCGCGCCCGGCTGGAACATCACCGCGGACGTGGTGGTCGTGGGCTCCGGCGTCGCCGGTCTGACCGCGGCCCTGCGCTGCGAGGCCGCCGGCCTGACGACGGTCGTCGTCACCAAGGCCCGGCTCGACGACGGCTCCACCCGCTGGGCGCAGGGCGGCATAGCCGCGGCCCTGGGCGAGGGCGACACACCCGAACAGCACCTGGACGACACACTGGTGGCGGGCGCGGGCCTGTGCGACGAGGACGCCGTACGCATCCTCGTCACCGAGGGCCCCGCCGCCGTGCGCCGGCTGATCGAGACCGGCGCCCACTTCGACGAGTCCGAGGAAGGCGGCCTGGAGCTCGCCCGCGAGGGCGGCCACCACCGGCGCCGCATCGCGCACGCGGGCGGCGACGCGACCGGCGCGGAGATCTCCCGCGCCCTCGTCGAGGCGGTGCGCGCGCGTGGTCTGCGCACCATCGAGAACGCACTCGTGCTGGACCTGCTCACGGACGCCGCCGGCCGCACCGCCGGTGTCACCCTGCACGTCATGGGCGAAGGCCAGCACGACGGTGTGGGCGCCGTGCACGCCCCCGCGGTCGTCCTGGCGACCGGCGGCATGGGCCAGGTGTTCTCCGCCACCACCAACCCGTCGGTGTCCACCGGCGACGGCGTGGCGCTCGCCCTGCGCGCGGGCGCGGAGGTCTCCGACCTGGAGTTCGTCCAGTTCCACCCGACCGTGCTGTTCCTCGGGGCGGACGCCGAGGGCCAGCAGCCCCTGGTCTCCGAGGCGGTACGCGGCGAGGGCGCCCACCTGGTCGACGCGGACGGCGTGCGCTTCATGGTGGGGCAGCACGAGCTGGCCGAGCTGGCGCCCCGGGACATCGTCGCCAAGGGCATCACGCGCCGCATGCAGGAGCAGGACGCCGAGCACATGTTCCTCGACGCCCGCCACTTCGGCGCCGACATGTGGGAGCACCGCTTCCCGACGATCCTGGCCGCCTGCCGCGTCCACGGCATCGACCCGGTCACCGAGCCCGTCCCGGTCGCCCCTGCGGCCCACTACGCCTCCGGTGGCGTGCGCACCGACTCCCACGGCCGGACGACCGTGCCGGGCCTGTACGCGTGCGGCGAGGTCGCCTGCACCGGCGTGCACGGCGCGAACCGGCTCGCGTCGAACTCCCTCCTGGAGGGCCTCGTCTACGCCGAGCGCATCGTCACCGACATCGTGTCGAGCCGGACGGACGACGGCCTGCACGCGCGGGTGCCCGTGCCGGTCGAGCACCCGGAGAAGCCGGCGCACCCGCTCCTCGCCGCGGAGGCCCGGTTCGCCATCCAGCGGATCATGACCGACGGCGCGGGCGTCCTGCGCTCCGCCGACTCCCTGGAGAGGGCGGCCGGCCAGCTGGTGCGGCTGCATGCCGAGGCCCGTGACGCCCTCGACGAGAACGGCAAGACGGCCGAGCCCGGCGTCGACACCTGGGAGGCCACCAACCTCCTGTGCGTGGCGCGGGTCCTGGTCGCCGCCGCCCGGCAGCGCGAGGAGACCCGCGGCTGCCACTGGCGCGAGGACCATGCCGACCGAGACGACGCGAACTGGCGCCGCCACATCGTCGTACGGCTGAATCCGGACCGCACGCTCGCCGTACACACCACCGATACCGCAGACTTCCCCCCGACCCGGCAGCACCTCCAGGAGCAGTGA
- the nadC gene encoding carboxylating nicotinate-nucleotide diphosphorylase: MSTPDLPLAQSGGCGDGCACGADADTDFAGEGYAEYAECGLDPALAQLLSDAGLDPVEVEDIANVAIQEDLAHGVDVTTVATIPEEAVATADFTAREAGVVAGLRIAEAVVSVVCTDEFEVERHVEDGDRVEAGQKLLSVTTRTRDLLTAERSALNLLCRLSGIATATRAWTDALEGTEARVRDTRKTTPGLRSLEKFAVRCGGGVNHRMSLSDAALVKDNHVVAAGGVAQAFQAVRETFPDVPIEVEVDTLHQLREVVDAGADLILLDNFTPAECAEAVGIVGGRALLEASGRLTLVNAKAYADTGVDFLAVGALTHSSPILDIGLDLRAAE; the protein is encoded by the coding sequence GTGAGCACCCCCGACCTTCCCCTCGCCCAGAGCGGCGGCTGCGGCGACGGCTGTGCCTGTGGCGCCGACGCAGACACCGATTTCGCCGGCGAGGGATACGCCGAATACGCGGAGTGCGGGCTCGACCCCGCGCTCGCCCAACTGCTGTCCGACGCCGGACTCGACCCCGTGGAGGTCGAGGACATCGCCAACGTCGCCATCCAGGAGGACCTGGCCCACGGCGTGGACGTGACCACCGTCGCGACCATTCCCGAGGAGGCGGTCGCCACCGCCGACTTCACCGCGCGGGAGGCGGGCGTGGTGGCGGGCCTCAGGATCGCCGAGGCGGTCGTCTCGGTCGTCTGCACGGACGAGTTCGAGGTCGAGCGGCACGTGGAGGACGGTGACCGGGTCGAGGCGGGACAGAAGCTGCTGTCCGTCACCACCCGCACCCGTGACCTGCTCACCGCCGAGCGCAGCGCGCTCAACCTGTTGTGCCGGCTGTCCGGCATCGCCACCGCCACGCGCGCGTGGACGGACGCCCTGGAGGGCACCGAGGCACGCGTGCGGGACACCCGCAAGACGACACCTGGCCTGCGCTCCCTGGAGAAGTTCGCCGTCCGCTGCGGCGGAGGCGTCAACCACCGCATGTCGCTGTCCGACGCGGCGCTGGTCAAGGACAACCACGTGGTCGCCGCGGGCGGCGTCGCCCAGGCCTTCCAGGCCGTGCGGGAGACGTTCCCGGACGTCCCGATCGAGGTCGAGGTCGACACCCTGCACCAGCTGCGCGAGGTCGTCGACGCGGGCGCCGACCTGATCCTGCTGGACAACTTCACGCCCGCGGAGTGCGCCGAGGCCGTCGGCATCGTCGGCGGGCGCGCCCTGCTGGAGGCGTCGGGCCGGCTCACCCTGGTCAACGCCAAGGCCTACGCGGACACCGGCGTCGACTTCCTCGCCGTGGGCGCCCTGACGCACTCCTCGCCGATCCTGGACATCGGTCTGGATCTGCGAGCGGCGGAGTAG
- a CDS encoding type III pantothenate kinase, whose translation MLLTIDVGNTHTVLGLFDGEDIVEHWRISTDARRTADELAVLLQGLMGTHPLLGEELGDGIDGIAICATVPSVLHELREVTRRYYGDVPAVLVEPGVKTGVPILFDNPKEVGADRIINAVAANELYGGPAIVVDFGTATTFDAVSARGEYVGGVIAPGIEISVEALGVKAAQLRKIEVARPRSVIGKNTVEAMQSGIVYGFAGQVDGVVTRMARELADDPDEVTVIATGGLAPTVLGESSVIDEHEPWLTLIGLRLVYERNVSRM comes from the coding sequence ATGCTGCTGACGATCGACGTGGGCAACACGCACACCGTGCTCGGCCTGTTCGACGGTGAGGACATCGTCGAGCACTGGCGGATCTCCACCGACGCCCGCCGGACCGCGGACGAACTGGCCGTGCTTCTGCAGGGGCTGATGGGGACGCACCCGCTCCTCGGCGAGGAACTGGGCGACGGCATCGACGGGATCGCGATCTGCGCGACCGTGCCCTCCGTACTGCACGAGCTGCGCGAGGTGACGCGGCGCTACTACGGCGACGTCCCCGCCGTGCTGGTCGAACCCGGCGTGAAGACGGGTGTGCCGATCCTCTTCGACAACCCCAAGGAGGTCGGCGCCGACCGCATCATCAACGCGGTCGCGGCGAACGAGCTCTACGGCGGCCCTGCGATCGTCGTCGACTTCGGCACGGCAACGACGTTCGACGCGGTCAGCGCGCGCGGCGAGTACGTCGGCGGGGTCATCGCCCCCGGCATCGAGATCTCCGTCGAGGCGCTGGGCGTCAAGGCCGCACAGCTCCGCAAGATCGAGGTGGCCCGGCCGCGCAGCGTCATCGGCAAGAACACGGTCGAGGCGATGCAGTCCGGGATCGTCTACGGGTTCGCCGGGCAGGTCGACGGCGTGGTGACCAGGATGGCCCGCGAGCTGGCGGACGACCCGGACGAGGTCACGGTGATCGCGACGGGCGGGCTGGCACCGACCGTGCTCGGCGAGTCCTCCGTGATCGACGAGCACGAGCCCTGGCTGACGCTGATCGGACTGCGCCTGGTGTACGAGCGCAACGTGTCCCGTATGTGA
- a CDS encoding BlaI/MecI/CopY family transcriptional regulator → MGELEDAVMTRVWKWNRPVTVREVLEDLQQERSIAYTTVMTVLDNLHQKGWVRREAEGRAYRYEAVSTRAAYAAALMNDAWAQSDNPAAALVAFFGMMSEEQRYALRDAVRMVQGPETAGPATAGSPESTRSTGENPGSATEADGR, encoded by the coding sequence TTGGGAGAACTCGAAGACGCGGTCATGACGCGGGTGTGGAAGTGGAACCGCCCGGTGACCGTTCGAGAAGTCCTGGAAGACCTTCAGCAGGAACGGTCCATCGCCTACACCACGGTGATGACCGTTTTGGACAATCTCCATCAGAAGGGCTGGGTCCGCCGTGAAGCCGAAGGCCGGGCCTATCGATATGAGGCGGTCTCGACCCGGGCCGCCTACGCGGCCGCCCTGATGAACGACGCCTGGGCGCAGAGCGACAACCCCGCCGCCGCTCTCGTCGCCTTCTTCGGGATGATGAGCGAGGAACAGCGGTACGCGCTGCGCGACGCCGTACGTATGGTCCAGGGCCCGGAAACTGCCGGACCCGCGACTGCGGGGAGTCCGGAGAGTACGCGGAGTACCGGTGAGAACCCCGGCTCGGCGACGGAGGCCGACGGGCGATAG
- a CDS encoding amino-acid N-acetyltransferase produces MSAESPSAENPEVTAKAITVRRARTGDVSAVRGLLDAHVRGGILLDKATVTLYEDIQEFWVAERDDNAEVVGCGALHVMWEDLAEVRTLAVKPGLKGAGIGHRLLEKLLHTARWLGVRRVFCLTFEVDFFGKHGFVEIGETPVDTDVYAELLRSYDEGVAEFLGLERVKPNTLGNSRMLLHL; encoded by the coding sequence ATGTCAGCAGAGAGTCCCTCGGCCGAGAACCCCGAAGTCACCGCTAAAGCCATCACCGTCCGCCGGGCCCGCACCGGCGATGTCTCCGCCGTGCGCGGTCTCCTTGACGCCCACGTCCGCGGCGGCATCCTGCTCGACAAAGCGACGGTGACGCTTTACGAGGACATCCAGGAGTTCTGGGTCGCCGAACGCGACGACAACGCCGAGGTGGTCGGCTGCGGCGCCCTCCACGTGATGTGGGAAGACCTGGCGGAAGTCCGCACTCTCGCGGTGAAGCCGGGCCTCAAGGGCGCGGGCATCGGCCACCGGTTGTTGGAGAAGTTGCTCCACACCGCGCGCTGGCTCGGGGTTCGACGCGTTTTCTGCCTGACCTTCGAAGTCGACTTCTTCGGCAAGCACGGCTTCGTCGAGATCGGTGAGACGCCGGTCGACACCGATGTCTACGCGGAGCTGCTGCGTTCCTATGACGAGGGCGTCGCGGAGTTCCTCGGACTCGAACGAGTGAAACCGAACACCTTGGGCAACAGCCGGATGCTTCTGCATCTGTGA
- a CDS encoding histone-like nucleoid-structuring protein Lsr2 → MAQKVQVLLVDDLDGGEADETVTFALDGKTYEIDLTTTNADKLRGLLEPYVKGGRRTGGRASGGRGKARAATGGSQDTAQIRAWAKENGHEVNDRGRVPASIREAYEKANG, encoded by the coding sequence GTGGCACAGAAGGTTCAGGTCCTTCTTGTCGACGACCTCGACGGCGGCGAGGCGGACGAGACCGTGACGTTCGCGCTGGACGGCAAGACGTACGAGATCGATCTCACGACTACCAATGCGGACAAGCTCCGTGGACTTCTCGAGCCCTACGTGAAGGGTGGCCGGCGTACCGGTGGCCGTGCTTCCGGCGGCCGCGGAAAGGCACGCGCCGCCACCGGTGGCAGCCAGGACACCGCGCAGATCCGCGCGTGGGCCAAGGAGAACGGTCACGAGGTCAATGACCGCGGCCGCGTTCCGGCGTCCATTCGCGAGGCTTACGAGAAGGCCAACGGCTGA
- a CDS encoding SCO3374 family protein has product MVGSVPSAVCSAAAAILTVPLPRRPLDPDDPADRLRGWYENELGWPTVPGEPVRLSVGERFDVLDVPAEAGLPALRRLAPGSPVAVRGDRMRLLIAAGGSEEVPGILQWLEWGALPLDLTAIGAGEVIEAPLPPPGASQGRTPGPHRSGAVQGAAVWLRPPVAGFETEASLPTMSALGGVGGAPDLVRLVDTLATQCHRVRLWRASAQPLAFS; this is encoded by the coding sequence ATGGTTGGCTCAGTCCCGTCGGCTGTCTGCTCGGCCGCCGCCGCGATCCTCACGGTCCCCCTCCCCCGACGCCCCCTCGACCCGGACGATCCGGCCGACCGGCTCCGCGGCTGGTACGAGAACGAACTGGGCTGGCCGACGGTGCCCGGCGAGCCGGTACGACTTTCGGTGGGCGAGCGCTTCGACGTGCTGGACGTGCCGGCCGAGGCGGGCCTCCCGGCGCTGCGGCGACTCGCGCCGGGATCGCCGGTGGCCGTGCGGGGCGACCGGATGCGGCTGCTGATCGCGGCGGGCGGCTCGGAGGAGGTGCCGGGGATCCTCCAGTGGCTGGAGTGGGGCGCGCTGCCCCTGGATCTGACGGCGATCGGCGCGGGCGAGGTCATCGAGGCTCCGCTGCCGCCCCCCGGCGCGAGCCAGGGCCGCACTCCGGGCCCGCACCGCTCCGGGGCGGTGCAGGGGGCCGCCGTCTGGCTGCGGCCCCCCGTGGCAGGGTTCGAGACCGAGGCCTCGCTGCCGACGATGTCGGCACTGGGGGGCGTTGGGGGCGCCCCCGATCTCGTACGGCTGGTGGACACGCTGGCGACGCAATGTCACCGTGTCCGGCTGTGGCGCGCCAGCGCTCAGCCGTTGGCCTTCTCGTAA